The Psychrobacillus sp. FSL K6-2836 nucleotide sequence GGCAATTTTATGGCGCTTGTCCCGCATTAACGGGCTGTATATAACTGCCCGTTAATGCGGGACGTAGAACATAGACGAAAAGCGCCACGTAGTGTGGCTTCGTCTATGTGACTCGCTTCCTGCGAGACTCGGGTCAACAGGATGTTGGTCACTCAGGCATTGCCGCACGACGTGGCGTTATTTGCCTGAGTTCAATTTTTCAATTAGTTGGGGATGAATCTCCACTAATTGAAGTTTCACTTTGTCTGTCCATCGCCCTTCTACAACTTCTAAAAATCTTAAAAGAAAATAAAAACCAGCGAAAGCATACAAATGCAATCGCTGGTTTTTATAAATTCTTAAAGGACGAAGCTTAAACCGAATAGTAATGTAGACATGACCATTACAAAAATCATTAAATAGACAATAACTTTACGAAATGTTTGGTTACGCATAATTTCTCTCCTTTAGCTTGTACCTTTATTTTAACAAAAACATAAAAATGCACAAGAGGTAGAGATTTTTTTTTGAAATAGGTACAATAGAACAAGGTACGCGTTTTAAAAAAGGGGTGTAAAAATGGAGAAAATTGATCATATTGGTATCGCAGTGAAAAGTATAGAAGAATCACTTCCTTATTACACAGATACATTGGGGTTAAAACTATTACATATTGAAGATGTTCCATCTGAAAGAGTTCGTGTAGCTTTTATCGATAGTGGCAATGTCCATTTAGAATTACTTCAACCGATCGATGAAACAAGTGCGATTTATTCATTCATAGAGAAAAAGGGTGAGGGAATTCATCATATTGCGTTTGGCGTTTCTGATATCCAACAGCGTTTGGACGAGCTGAAAGAAAAAGGCGTTCGTCTTATACAAGAATCGGCAAAAGCAGGTGCTCACGGTGCTCAGGTTGCATTTATACATCCAAAGGCGTCTCGTGGAGTACTTTACGAATTAGTCGATAAAACCGGGGGAGCGAAGTAATTATATGGATATTTATGAAAAAATCAATGACTTATATGATCGTAAACGTAAAATCGAACTTGGTGGTGGGGATGACCGAATCGAAAAGCAACACGAAAAAGGTAAGTTGACTGCTCGTGAACGTATTGAATTACTTGTAGATAAAGA carries:
- the prli42 gene encoding stressosome-associated protein Prli42 translates to MRNQTFRKVIVYLMIFVMVMSTLLFGLSFVL
- the mce gene encoding methylmalonyl-CoA epimerase, with product MEKIDHIGIAVKSIEESLPYYTDTLGLKLLHIEDVPSERVRVAFIDSGNVHLELLQPIDETSAIYSFIEKKGEGIHHIAFGVSDIQQRLDELKEKGVRLIQESAKAGAHGAQVAFIHPKASRGVLYELVDKTGGAK